In Phycisphaerae bacterium RAS1, the genomic window GCGGGGCGACGTCCTGCGTTCGTTCGGGCGGCCTCGCGGACGAACGTCTCCGCTACCTGAAGGTCACCCCGTCGCTTGGCGCGACGGGTTCGGAAAAGCGACCGCAGAGCAGCCGCCGCACGGAACCCGGCACGTCAACGCGTGTGCGGCGGCTGCGAGAAGAACAACGTCTACTGGGTTCCACTGGCCGTCGGCGCGTCGGCGCCGGACGCCGCCGTCGGCTGCGGCGCGTCCGCATCCGATGCATCCGCGGTCGACGTCGGCTCGACGAAGAAGTAACCCATCATTTCCAGGTGCAGCGCCGAGCAGAACTCGGAGCAGTACCACGGATAGACGCCGGAATTCACCGCATCGAACTCAAGCGTCGCCGTCTCGCCCGGCTCCAGGCTCAGGTTCACGTTGTAACCCGGCAGCGAGAAGCCGTGCGTCGCGTCCTCGGTGCGCTCGATGTTGGTGATGCGCCAGACGACGTGATCGCCCTGCTTGATCTTCACGTGCTCAGGCGTGAAGTGGCTGCGGTTGGCGGTCATCAGGACCGTGACCTTGTTGCCGTCGCGGGTGATCTTCTCCTGCCCGGCTTTGGGCGCGGTTGCGTCGACCGCCTGCTTGTGCGGATCCCAGCCGATTTCCGGGTAGACCGTCCAGGGCTTGAGCTTGTCGGCCTTGATCATCTGGGCGTAGTGCGGCTCGCCGACGCCCAGCGGCATGTCGTAGAGAATCTGCATCTTGTCGCCCGGCTGGCCGATGTCGACGAGCTGCAGGTTCTGCGGGAAGAGCGGACCGGGGTGCAGGAAGCGGTCGATCGACCACTTGTTCAGCGCGATGAGGTACTTGCCGTCCGGATTCGTGACGTCGCCCTCGGCCGAGCAGATGTGGCCGATGTTGTATTGCACCGGCAGCTTCTTCACGAGCGTCCAGGCCGGCTCCTTGTGACCGGCCTGGTACTGCCCGCCCATCGTCCAGCGCGCCACCGCGCTGTCCAGGAACAGCGACGTGTAGGCGTAGCCGTTGGCGTCAAACTGCGTATGCAGCGGCCCAAGGCCTAGTTCGACCTGCGCCTCCTTGCACGCCTCGTAATCCAGCACCGGCACGCCGAACTTGTCGGGCTTCCACTTCTTGTCGGCGATGGCCTGCTTGATCTTGGCGATGCTGTAGATCGACACGTGCGGATCGAGCTTGCCGCCGACGACAATGAACTCGCCCTTGGGCGCCACGTCCACGCCGTGCGGGCTCTTCGGCTCGGGCGTGAAGTAGAGCAGCCCTTCGTCGATGCTGGTCTGAAGCGAAATGATCGGGAAGTCCTTGACCTTTTCAACCTTGCCGGCCTTGAAGACCTCGGCGGCCTTCTTCCAGTTGATGATGTGCAGGTAGTCGTTGTCGTTCTGGCTGACGCCCGCTTCAAACGGCGGCTTGCCCTGCTCGACGCCGCCGGTGGCCATCTCGGTGTTGATCGAGTTGCCGAAGCACCAGCCGTCGCTGTCGAACTTGCCGCAATCGAACAGGTCCTGCCAGTAAGGCGGCAGTTCCATCGCGAAGGACTGCGATTCATCGATGCGGCCCTTGGCGCGGTCGAACTTCCAGAAGGTCACGAAGCCGCGGTATTCCTTCTGATACTCCTCGATCGAGGCGTACTTCCAGCCTTTCGGCGTGCCGTACTGCCCGCCTTCGACCACGTATTCCGTGTTGGGCGTGACGAAGCACCCGCCGTGATCGCTGATCGCGACCGGGTTCTTGCAGATCTGCTTGGTCTCGAAGTCGCGCAGGTCGATCACCGCCACGCGCGAGTTGGCCTTGTCGCCGATGAAAAGGAACTGCCCGTCGTAGTCGGCGTTGGTCTCGCTCAGGCCGGGGTGATGCGTGTCGGCCCAGCGGTTCTGAATCCCGTTGATGTCGCCGCCCTTGAGCACCGCCTCGCCCGTGCCGAAACCGTAGCCCTGCCACGGCTCGGGAGTAAAGACGGCGATCGTCTTCAAGAGGCGCATCGACGGGACGCCGATCACAAAAACCTGTCCGCTGTGCCCGCCGGAGGCGAACATGACATAGTCGTCAAGCCGCCCGCTGGGCATGAAGGTCTTCAGGGCCGCGACCACATCATCAGGCGTGAGCTTGCGCTCCTTGATGACCTCGTCGGCCGCGCCCCCCACACCGGCGCCGCCGCCGGTCGCGGCGGGCTGCGCGGACGCCGCGGGTTTGGCGCCGCCGCCCTCATCCTCGTCGTCAATCTTCTTTTCGCACCCGACGACCGCCAACGTCGCGGCCAGTACGGTGGTGACGCCGGTCACAGCCAGTTTCCAATGCTTCATTGCGAGTCTCCTTTCGATGTGGGTGGGAGCCTGAGGGGCTGGTCCGCGTCGGCGGACACGGCCGGATTGCTCGCCGACCTTGCCGTGTCGACGCGCAGGTTTTCGCGAACGGCGCGGGTGTTGCTTGCGCACGTTTGGTCAAAGTCGTTTGACTCTGCCAGCAGGTCCGCCAGTGTGCAGCCGCGGAAGGCTTCCTCAATCGTCGCCAGCGCCCGGTCGAGCCGGGAGTGCAACGGGCACAGACCGTCGGCGTGAGTCGGGTCATCCAGCGGGCAGCTTCGGATGCGGCGGATCGGATCGGCGGCGGTGAAGATGTCGAGCAGGCCGATTTGAGGCGGCCGGCGCGCCAGCAGGAAGCCGCCGCCCGGCCCCGGCTGAGCCTTGACCAGGCCGGCCCTTCCAAGGGCCTGCATGACTTTTGCGAGGTACTTGGCGGGAATATCCGTCTCCCCGGCGATGTGGTGGACGCTCCAGGATTGCCCGGGATGCCCGGCGAGCCAGAGTGCGGCGCGTATCGCGTATTCAGCGGTCTTGGAGATCATGGCGGCGCACTCGCGATATCGATATATTCGTATCCACATACATACCATAACGCGCCCTGTCTGGTTGTCAAGCCAAAACGAGTAATTTATCTGTAACTACTTCTGGCGGGTGGGCTTAGCTAGCGTAGTCAGTCACCCCGTTTGCATCTCGCTTGGGTGGGACGGGCGTCTCGCCCGTCGCGCGCGACGGGCGAGACGCCCGTCCCACCCATAATGCACTATTGAGGCGTCGCCCAGCCGAAAGCGAACGGCGCCCGTCCACTCCCGCGAGGTCGCGGCCTTGACCCAGGTCATCCGAGATGGACGAGCGGTGAGTGGGCTACAGCGCGGCGTGCAGGACGGCGTGCTCAGCGGCGGCGGCGCGCTGCATTTGTCGCGCGATGGCCGCGACGTGATCGGACAGTTCGCCGCGAAGTTCCGAGAGCAATTCGGCGCCTACAAACTGCGGCTGCGGCGCGGCGGGATCCGGCGCAGGCTCGCGGAAGCTGCCCGCGGCAAACTCGTCGGCGACTTGCCGGTACGCGCGGCGGAAGGGCACGCCTGACCGCACGAGCCGCAGCGCCGCGTCCGTCGCGTAAAGCTCGGGCCGCATGCCGGCGGCCAGCTTTTCGCGGCAGATTTCGAACTCGGCGATGACGCGTGTCGCCGCGGCCAGAAGATCGGCGGCGTCCTGAGCCGCGAGAAATACCGGCGCCTTGGTGAGCTGAAGGTCGCGGTGATAGCTCGACGGCAGCTTGCCCGCGATCCACTCCAACTCGACCACGCGGCCGCGCAGCCGGGCGGCCCGGCCGCGCATCAACTCCACCACGTCCGGGTTTCGCTTCTGAGGCATGAGCGACGAGCCGGTCGTGAACGCCTCGGGCAACTTGAAAAAACCGAATTCCGCCGTCGTGAACAGCAGCAGGTCGCAACTGAGCTTCTCGACGGCGGCGGCCACGTCGGCGGCGAAGCGGGCGAAGTATTTCTCCAGCCGGCCGCGGCTGTTCTGCACGTCGATCGGGCTGCGCTGCACACGCGAGAACCCGAGCAGCGAGGCGCTGTACGCCCGGTCGAGATGGAGCGGAACGCCGAAGCCCGCACCGCTGCCCAGCGGGCAAGCGTCGAGCCGGGCGAGCAGGTCGCGCCCGGCGGCGAGCTGTTCCAGCAGCGCCTCCACCAGCGCGTGCAGCCATTGGCCGACGCTGGAGGGCATGGCCGGCTGCATATGCGTGTAGCCGGGCATGTCCACGCGGCCGTCGCGCTCGATGCGCTCGAGCGCGGCAATGGCCAGCTCGGCGGCGCCTTGCAGCAGATTGAGCGTTGCATGCCGCAGACATAGCCGCATGGCGGTCGCGACCTGGTCGTTGCGCGAGCGGCCGGTGTGAATCTTCTCACCGGCAGGACCGCAGCGGCGGGTCAGCTCGGCTTCGATGGTGGTGTGGCAGTCCTCCAATTCGGGTGGAATCGCGAACCGGCCCTGCGCCGCCTGCGCGTGAATCTCCCGCAGAACGGCCAGCAGCGCGGCGGTCTCTTCCGGCGTCAGCAGGCCGGCCTTCAACAGAGTTCGCGCATGCGCGGCGGAGCCGGCGCAATCGTGCTCGACCAGGTGCAGATCCCAGATGGGGTCGTCGCCCACCGTAAACCGATGAATCAACTCATCGAGCGGGCGGCCCTTGTCCCATAGTCGCTCGGCCATGGTCTGCTCCCGATCCGTGCCGGCCTTCTTCAGCGGCACATTCTTGGAAGTAGGCGCGGCAGATGCGCTCATAGGCGACCGCGCCCGCCATTAGTTCATCGATCGTAATGTACTCGTCCGGCGTATGCGACCGGGCGGATAGTCCCGGGCCGATCTTCACGGATGGAATGCCCTGCAGCGTCACCATGTCGCTCATCGTCGCGCTGCCTCGCGGCTCGCGCTCCGGAAAGACGAGCCGTATCGCGCGCACAATTGCGGCGCCGGGTTCCGTATGCACGGGCGCCATGCGGTCACTGTGAACCTGCACTTCGCAGGCCAGGTGACTGCGAAGCTGCTCCACTATCTCCTGGTGCGGCTGCTCGGGCGTGGTCCGCACGTCCACCCAGAATTCGCAGGCGTCGGGAATGACGTTTGTTGCGACGCCGCCCGCGATCTTCGTCACGTGCGCATGGCAGGCGCCGAGCATCGCATGCGGCGGGCCCCAGTCGAAGCTGCGCAACTGTGCCACCGCCTGCAATGCGTTGATGATCGCATTGTCGCCCGTGTTGGCGGGAGTATTGGCCGGGTGGCTGGTGCGCCCGCGCGCCGTGCAGCGGAGGATAAGCAGGCCGCGCTGCGCGATCATTGGAATGAGATCGGTGGGTTCACCGACCAATGCGGCGTCAATGGGCAGCAGGGCCGGAAGCGTTTCGCGCAGGCCGCGCCCGGTCGTTTCCTCCTCGGTTGTAAGCGCCAGGATCACGGTCCCCTCACATGCTATGCCCCGCGACTGGCTTTCGCGGAGCGCGAGCACGGCCTCGATCATCGCACAGACGCTGGCCTTGGCGTCGTTGGCTCCGAGCGCGGTGATGCGGCGGTTCTCCCACCGCGGCGTCCAAGGATCGGAGGTCCATCCTGCCGCCGGCGGGACCGTGTCGAGGTGAGAGTTGACCAGCAGCCGCGGACGCGGAGCGTCGCCTATCTCGCATACGACATTGTCGCCAAGGCGACGCACCGCGATCCCCGCAGCCGCAAGCTCGCTCTGAATCGCGTCGGCGACAGCCGCCTCCTGCCCCGACAGGCACTTGATGGATGTCAGGCGAAGCAGTCGCTCAATGAGTCGTCTGTTGTCCATTACGGATTGGCCGCCGGCTTCTTGTCTCGATCGGCGACGACGAGCGTCCCGCAGCCCTCGTTGGTGAACAGCTCGGCCAGCACGCTGTCCTGCGCCAGGCCATTGACAATATGGACGCGCGGCACACCGCCCTTAAGCGCGTCCACGCACGCGGCGATCTTCGGAAGCATACCGCCGCTGATCGAGCCGCGCTTGGTCAGGGCTTCGAGATCGTCAAGGTCAAGGTGAGTTTGAAGCGTGGTGCTGTTGCTGACATCCAGCATGACGCCATCGACGGTCGTCAGGAGAATGTACTTGACCGCAGCAAGGTCAATAGCGAGGCGTGCAGCGACAGTATCCGCGTTGACGTTATACACTTGCCCGGCCGCGTCTGACGCCAGGCAGGCCACGACCGGAATAAACCGCCGCGCAGCAAGATGCTCGATTAGTTCAAGCCGCGCCCCAACAATGTTCCCGACGAAGCCAAAATCGACGTCCTGCCGCACTCCGCTGCTGGGATCGGTGACAGGGCGCACCGGGCGCCGCTCGACGGCGATCAGGCCGGCGTCGACGCCCGTCAGGCCAACCGCGGGTATGTCAAATCGCCGAAATGCGGCGACCAGGTTGGTGTTGATCGTTCCGGCAAAGACCATCTTGGCCAGGTCGAGCGTCTCCGCATCTGTGATTCGCCTTCCCGCGACGAAAGTCGGCGTCAGACCCATTCGCTCGGACAGCGCATTGAGCTGCTCCCCGCCGCCGTGCACAACGATCAGCTTGATTCCAAGCGAGGCCAGCAGAGACAGTTGCTCGACGACATTGTCCAGGCCTGGCCCCGGTTCGCACAGGCGGCCGCCGAGCTTGACGACGAACACGCGGCCTTCGAACGCGCGGATGTAGGGAATCGCCGTGCGAAGGGCGCTCATGTTGGCGTGTGCGTACATTGTGAGTGCCTCGGCAATGTCACTTGTTTGCATGTCGCAACAGATCGATCAGGATCGCCGCCTGGATCCACATCCGGTTCTCAGCCTGATCCACGACGGCGCAGCGGCGGTCGTCCAATGCTGCATCCGTGATGACGACATTGCGCCGCACAGGCAAACAGTGCATAAGAATGCTCTGCTCGCGCCGCAAGTGCCGCGTGTCTACCATCCAATGAGCATGCTGTCGGAAGCTCTCGTGCTGTGCCTCGATATTGCCATAGAACTGCGGGCTGCCCCAGCTCTTGACATAGACCACGTCGGCCGAGGCGCACGCCTCATCCTGATCGTGCGTAATGCGCAACACCGTGCCTCGCGCCGCACACCAGCTTCGCGCCTTGTCCACAACGTGCGCGTGCAGTTCATAGCCGGGCGGATGCGCGATGGTCAGGTTGCAGCCGGCCGCCGCGGCCGCCAGCGCGGCCGAGTTCGGGACGGCCATCGGCGTCGGCTTGGCTTGCGGCGCCCACGTCAGCGTGAAGTTCCGCCCCGCAGCGCCGCTGAATCGTTCGTCCACGGTCATCCAGTCGGCCAGTCCCTGACAGGGATGCTCCATCGCGGATTCCAGACTGACCATTGGAACTGTGCAGTAGCGCGCGAAACTCCGAATGAGCGCATCGGCCTGATCCTCCTCGGCGTCCTTCAGCCCGCCAAACGTGCGCACACCGAGAACATCGAAATAGCGGCTGAGCACCGGAGCAGCTTCCTTGACGTGCTCAGCCTTGTCGGCGTCCATGACGACGCCTTCCCGATGCTCCAGGTTCCAGGTGTCGCCGCCGACGTTCATCGTGATCGCACTGCCGCCGAATCGCATCATCGCGGCTTCGAAAGACGCCCGCGTGCGCAGGGACGGGTTGAAGAAGACCATGCTCAGAATCTTGCCGCGCAGAATGCTCGCCTCCTCGCGGGCCTTGCCGGCTTTCAGGGCCCGCGCCAGTCGCACAATGGCTGCCAGCGACGTCGGGTCCGAGTCGAGCATGCTGATGAAGTGGCGCATCGTCCTGGGCACTCCATGCCTCGGTACTAGAATCACTGAATCGCGCACAGTGCATTCCGCAACAGCAGAACCGCCTCCGGCGGCGTATTGATCGGCGGCATGAGCCGCAAGACGTTCGAATCGGCGCTGGTGCCCGTGACAAATCCCGCATCGAGCAGCTTCTGCTGCACCGCCTTCGCCGGGCCGCGCGTCCGCAGGCCGATCAGGCAGCCGCGGCCGAGCACACGCTCGACCGGTCCGACGACAAGCTCCTGGTGCATGGCGTCGCCCAGACGTGCCGCGTGCTCACAGAGTGAGTCGCGCTCAATCGTGTCGAGCACCGCGAGCAATGCGGCGCACACCACCGGACCGCCGCCGAAGGTCGATCCCAGGTCGCCGGCTTTCACGCGCGACGCGACGCGCTCATTCATCAATACCGCGCCGATCGGCATCCCATTGGCCAGGCCCTTCGCCGAAGTGGACATGTCCGGCGCCACGTTGAATGCCCCCGCGACGTACGGCCGGCCGAGGCGGCCGGCGCCGGTCTGAATTTCGTCATAGATCAGGTACGTCCCGGTCTGGTTCGAGCGGCGCCGCAGGGCCTGAAGAAACTCGGCGGACAACTCGACAATGCCGGCGATGCTGAGAATCGGCTCGACAATAATCGCCGCAATGCCCGCATCCAGCTTGTCAACGTCATTCAGTTGATTCGGCCGCAGCCGCACGCTGTCAACCAGCAGATCGGAAAACGGCGCGCGCAGCTTCTCCTCTGTGGTGGCCGAAAGGGCGAGCAGCGTGCGGCCATGCCAGCCGCCCTCCAGCACGGCGATGCGCTTTCGGCCTGTCTGCTGGATCGCCAGCTTGAGCGCGTTCTCATTGGCTTCGGCGCCGCTGTTGCAGAAGAAGACCGAATTCAGATCGGCGCCCGCGAAGCGACACAGCCGCTCGGCCGCACGCGCGCGAATCTCCAGCGGGACGACATTGGAATAGAACGTCAGCTTCGCCATCTGTTCCGTGACGGCGCGCGTCACGCCGGCATGCGAATGCCCGAGCAGCGCCACAGCGTGGCCGCCATAAAAATCCCAGTATTCGCGCCCATCGCGCGTCAGCAGCGTTGCACCGTTGCCCGACACGGGCTCAATGGGAAATTGTGCGTACGTATCGACCAGGGCCGGCCTGGCGGCCCGTTGGGCGGACGGATTGCTGAGCACTTGCTGCATTTCGTGATTCATCATTCGTTGTTCATTGGTCGGCGGCCGGCTACAGTGGACGCAGCGACGGCGTCCACAGGCCGGCCGTTTCGGGCAGTCCACACATCAGGTTCATATTCTGAATGGCGGCACCGGCCATTCCCTTCACCAGGTTATCCAGGGCCGCCATGGCAATCACCTTGTGGCCGCGGCACGCGACGGAGATGTCGCAGAAATTCGAGCCGACCACATCCTGCAGAGTGGGCGATTCATCGCGCAAACGCACAAACGGACTGCCGGCGTAAAACGTGCGATACTGCTCGCGCAGCGCGACTGTGTTTGTTTCCTGCGACATTGTCAAATGAACCGTCGCAAAAATACCGCGCGTCACATCCATGCTCTGTGCCACGAAGCTCAGCCCGATGCGCTGCCCGGACGGGTCCTTCCAGGCCTGGAGTATCTCACCCTCGTGCTGATGCTCGAGCGCCTTATACGCGCGAAAGTCCGCGTGCCGCGT contains:
- a CDS encoding iron-responsive transcriptional regulator gives rise to the protein MISKTAEYAIRAALWLAGHPGQSWSVHHIAGETDIPAKYLAKVMQALGRAGLVKAQPGPGGGFLLARRPPQIGLLDIFTAADPIRRIRSCPLDDPTHADGLCPLHSRLDRALATIEEAFRGCTLADLLAESNDFDQTCASNTRAVRENLRVDTARSASNPAVSADADQPLRLPPTSKGDSQ
- the argE_1 gene encoding Acetylornithine deacetylase; this encodes MDNRRLIERLLRLTSIKCLSGQEAAVADAIQSELAAAGIAVRRLGDNVVCEIGDAPRPRLLVNSHLDTVPPAAGWTSDPWTPRWENRRITALGANDAKASVCAMIEAVLALRESQSRGIACEGTVILALTTEEETTGRGLRETLPALLPIDAALVGEPTDLIPMIAQRGLLILRCTARGRTSHPANTPANTGDNAIINALQAVAQLRSFDWGPPHAMLGACHAHVTKIAGGVATNVIPDACEFWVDVRTTPEQPHQEIVEQLRSHLACEVQVHSDRMAPVHTEPGAAIVRAIRLVFPEREPRGSATMSDMVTLQGIPSVKIGPGLSARSHTPDEYITIDELMAGAVAYERICRAYFQECAAEEGRHGSGADHGRATMGQGPPAR
- the argF' gene encoding N-acetylornithine carbamoyltransferase — encoded protein: MRHFISMLDSDPTSLAAIVRLARALKAGKAREEASILRGKILSMVFFNPSLRTRASFEAAMMRFGGSAITMNVGGDTWNLEHREGVVMDADKAEHVKEAAPVLSRYFDVLGVRTFGGLKDAEEDQADALIRSFARYCTVPMVSLESAMEHPCQGLADWMTVDERFSGAAGRNFTLTWAPQAKPTPMAVPNSAALAAAAAGCNLTIAHPPGYELHAHVVDKARSWCAARGTVLRITHDQDEACASADVVYVKSWGSPQFYGNIEAQHESFRQHAHWMVDTRHLRREQSILMHCLPVRRNVVITDAALDDRRCAVVDQAENRMWIQAAILIDLLRHANK
- the argD gene encoding Acetylornithine aminotransferase, translated to MMNHEMQQVLSNPSAQRAARPALVDTYAQFPIEPVSGNGATLLTRDGREYWDFYGGHAVALLGHSHAGVTRAVTEQMAKLTFYSNVVPLEIRARAAERLCRFAGADLNSVFFCNSGAEANENALKLAIQQTGRKRIAVLEGGWHGRTLLALSATTEEKLRAPFSDLLVDSVRLRPNQLNDVDKLDAGIAAIIVEPILSIAGIVELSAEFLQALRRRSNQTGTYLIYDEIQTGAGRLGRPYVAGAFNVAPDMSTSAKGLANGMPIGAVLMNERVASRVKAGDLGSTFGGGPVVCAALLAVLDTIERDSLCEHAARLGDAMHQELVVGPVERVLGRGCLIGLRTRGPAKAVQQKLLDAGFVTGTSADSNVLRLMPPINTPPEAVLLLRNALCAIQ
- the argB gene encoding Acetylglutamate kinase: MYAHANMSALRTAIPYIRAFEGRVFVVKLGGRLCEPGPGLDNVVEQLSLLASLGIKLIVVHGGGEQLNALSERMGLTPTFVAGRRITDAETLDLAKMVFAGTINTNLVAAFRRFDIPAVGLTGVDAGLIAVERRPVRPVTDPSSGVRQDVDFGFVGNIVGARLELIEHLAARRFIPVVACLASDAAGQVYNVNADTVAARLAIDLAAVKYILLTTVDGVMLDVSNSTTLQTHLDLDDLEALTKRGSISGGMLPKIAACVDALKGGVPRVHIVNGLAQDSVLAELFTNEGCGTLVVADRDKKPAANP
- the nosZ gene encoding Nitrous-oxide reductase precursor; this encodes MKHWKLAVTGVTTVLAATLAVVGCEKKIDDEDEGGGAKPAASAQPAATGGGAGVGGAADEVIKERKLTPDDVVAALKTFMPSGRLDDYVMFASGGHSGQVFVIGVPSMRLLKTIAVFTPEPWQGYGFGTGEAVLKGGDINGIQNRWADTHHPGLSETNADYDGQFLFIGDKANSRVAVIDLRDFETKQICKNPVAISDHGGCFVTPNTEYVVEGGQYGTPKGWKYASIEEYQKEYRGFVTFWKFDRAKGRIDESQSFAMELPPYWQDLFDCGKFDSDGWCFGNSINTEMATGGVEQGKPPFEAGVSQNDNDYLHIINWKKAAEVFKAGKVEKVKDFPIISLQTSIDEGLLYFTPEPKSPHGVDVAPKGEFIVVGGKLDPHVSIYSIAKIKQAIADKKWKPDKFGVPVLDYEACKEAQVELGLGPLHTQFDANGYAYTSLFLDSAVARWTMGGQYQAGHKEPAWTLVKKLPVQYNIGHICSAEGDVTNPDGKYLIALNKWSIDRFLHPGPLFPQNLQLVDIGQPGDKMQILYDMPLGVGEPHYAQMIKADKLKPWTVYPEIGWDPHKQAVDATAPKAGQEKITRDGNKVTVLMTANRSHFTPEHVKIKQGDHVVWRITNIERTEDATHGFSLPGYNVNLSLEPGETATLEFDAVNSGVYPWYCSEFCSALHLEMMGYFFVEPTSTADASDADAPQPTAASGADAPTASGTQ
- a CDS encoding Argininosuccinate lyase, whose translation is MAERLWDKGRPLDELIHRFTVGDDPIWDLHLVEHDCAGSAAHARTLLKAGLLTPEETAALLAVLREIHAQAAQGRFAIPPELEDCHTTIEAELTRRCGPAGEKIHTGRSRNDQVATAMRLCLRHATLNLLQGAAELAIAALERIERDGRVDMPGYTHMQPAMPSSVGQWLHALVEALLEQLAAGRDLLARLDACPLGSGAGFGVPLHLDRAYSASLLGFSRVQRSPIDVQNSRGRLEKYFARFAADVAAAVEKLSCDLLLFTTAEFGFFKLPEAFTTGSSLMPQKRNPDVVELMRGRAARLRGRVVELEWIAGKLPSSYHRDLQLTKAPVFLAAQDAADLLAAATRVIAEFEICREKLAAGMRPELYATDAALRLVRSGVPFRRAYRQVADEFAAGSFREPAPDPAAPQPQFVGAELLSELRGELSDHVAAIARQMQRAAAAEHAVLHAAL